One genomic region from Panthera tigris isolate Pti1 chromosome D1, P.tigris_Pti1_mat1.1, whole genome shotgun sequence encodes:
- the LOC102957136 gene encoding olfactory receptor 6X1 gives MTNGTTITEFILLGFPDTQGLQIPLFLVIFCSYILTLAGNGLKIAIVWAEPRLQIPMCFFLCTLSFLEIWFPTTVIPKLSETFVVARTAICIPCCLLPLFPGNRRVIFIVMSFDHYLAICKPLRYPTTMTSNLCLQLALSSWVVGFTIVFCQMLLLIQLPFCGDNVINHFYCDVGPILKAACTDTSILELLGLLATVLVIPGSLLFTAISYICILSTILQIPSATGQQKIFSTCASHLTAVSLLYGAVLFMYLRPTAHSSLKINKVVSVLNTILTPLLNPFIYTIKNEEVKAALRKAMACPKTHHPEENMRHIK, from the coding sequence ATGACAAATGGTACGACCATCACAGAGTTCATCCTTCTAGGCTTTCCTGATACCCAAGGACTACAAATCCCTCTCTTTCTCGTGATCTTTTGCAGCTACATATTAACCCTTGCAGGCAATGGGCTCAAAATCGCCATTGTCTGGGCCGAGCCCAGGCTACAAATACCAATGTGCTTCTTCCTTTGCACCTTGTCCTTCCTAGAGATCTGGTTCCCTACCACGGTCATTCCCAAACTATCAGAAACGTTTGTGGTGGCAAGAACAGCTATCTGCATCCCCTGCTGTCTTCTTCCACTTTTTCCTGGGAACCGCCGAGTTATCTTCATTgtcatgtcttttgaccattaCCTGGCCATCTGCAAGCCCCTTCGCTATCCCACCACTATGACCAGCAACCTCTGCCTGCAACTTGCCCTGAGCTCCTGGGTGGTAGGCTTTACCATTGTCTTTTGTCAGATGCTACTGCTTATCCAGTTGCCATTCTGTGGCGACAATGTCATCAATCATTTCTACTGTGATGTTGGTCCCATTTTGAAAGCAGCCTGCACAGACACAAGCATTTTGGAGCTCCTGGGTCTTTTGGCGACGGTCctggtgatcccagggtcactCCTCTTCACAGCGATTTCTTATATCTGTATCCTGTCCACCATCCTACAGATCCCTTCAGCCACTGGCCAACAGAAGATTTTCTCGACCTGTGCCTCCCACCTGACAGCAGTCTCCCTGCTCTATGGTGCCGTTTTGTTCATGTACCTGAGACCCACAGCACACTCTTCCTTGAAGATTAATAAGGTGGTGTCAGTGCTAAATACTATCCTGACACCCCTTCTGAATCCCTTCatttatacaattaaaaatgaggaGGTGAAAGCAGCCCTAAGGAAGGCAATGGCTTGTCCAAAGACTCATCATCCAGAGGAAAACATGCGACACATCAAATGA